The Neisseria yangbaofengii genome contains a region encoding:
- a CDS encoding M16 family metallopeptidase produces MYSKTLLLALAALPLAAQAAADIQRWTTPEGTQILLVERRENPIVDMEISFKGAGSVFNPPGKSQVAEFTAALLTNGTKTLDEEAFNEKANDIAANIGSESGHETAVISFRSLSQAKNLNQTLALVNESLTAPRFDPAVFARRQKQAVTALQQQETTPDFVAGRAFTKLAYPSHPYGSDAYVTADSLKAVTLDDIRAFHRTHYGKDNAVVAIVGDVSRRQAEKMVQTALKGLPHTSQAGSDIASVQPQTARRRDIPFAGEQAQIILGMPLIKRHDPDYYALVAGNYVLGGGGFDSRLMNRLRDQKGYTYGVYSSLMPLTEAGVFSIGYSTQKKNTRTSLADVQAVVEQFIAEGPTEAELKQAKANIIGSFPLRFDSNAKLLKYLSLIGVHNLESSYLQDYPKAVEQLTTAQIKDAWQRRVKFSDLHVVVVGAE; encoded by the coding sequence ATGTATTCTAAAACTTTACTGCTCGCGCTGGCTGCCTTGCCGCTGGCCGCCCAGGCTGCCGCTGACATTCAGCGCTGGACAACACCTGAAGGCACGCAGATTCTGCTGGTCGAGCGTCGTGAAAATCCGATTGTTGATATGGAAATCAGCTTCAAAGGCGCGGGTAGCGTGTTCAATCCGCCGGGCAAAAGCCAGGTGGCCGAATTTACCGCCGCGCTGCTGACCAACGGTACAAAAACACTGGATGAAGAAGCCTTCAACGAAAAAGCCAACGACATCGCCGCCAACATCGGCAGCGAGAGCGGCCACGAAACCGCCGTCATCAGCTTCCGCAGCTTGAGCCAGGCCAAAAACCTGAACCAAACCTTGGCCTTGGTCAACGAATCCTTAACCGCGCCGCGCTTTGATCCGGCCGTGTTTGCCCGTCGCCAAAAGCAAGCCGTTACCGCTTTGCAGCAGCAGGAAACCACCCCCGATTTTGTCGCCGGCCGCGCGTTTACCAAGCTCGCTTACCCAAGCCATCCTTACGGCAGCGATGCTTATGTGACGGCGGACAGCCTGAAAGCCGTTACGCTCGATGACATCCGCGCCTTCCACCGCACCCATTACGGCAAAGACAACGCTGTGGTGGCGATTGTCGGCGATGTCAGTCGTCGCCAAGCCGAAAAAATGGTGCAAACTGCATTGAAAGGTTTGCCGCACACCAGCCAAGCGGGCAGCGATATTGCGTCAGTGCAGCCGCAAACCGCCCGGCGCCGCGACATTCCGTTTGCCGGCGAACAGGCACAAATCATTTTGGGCATGCCGCTGATTAAACGCCACGACCCCGATTATTACGCTTTGGTGGCGGGCAATTATGTACTGGGCGGAGGCGGTTTCGACAGCCGCTTAATGAACCGCCTGCGCGACCAAAAAGGCTATACCTACGGCGTGTACAGCAGCCTGATGCCGCTGACCGAAGCAGGCGTGTTCAGCATCGGCTATTCGACGCAAAAGAAAAACACCCGCACTTCTTTGGCCGATGTGCAAGCGGTGGTGGAGCAATTCATCGCCGAAGGGCCGACCGAAGCCGAGTTGAAGCAGGCCAAAGCCAACATCATCGGCAGCTTCCCGCTGCGCTTTGATTCCAATGCCAAACTGCTGAAATACTTAAGCCTGATTGGCGTGCATAATCTGGAAAGCAGCTATTTGCAGGACTACCCGAAAGCGGTGGAACAACTCACCACTGCGCAAATCAAAGATGCCTGGCAGCGTCGGGTAAAATTCAGCGATTTGCATGTTGTGGTGGTGGGTGCGGAATAA
- a CDS encoding M16 family metallopeptidase codes for MLRKTVWLAALAVAAPVWAQTLSQTLPNGLKVIVKEDKRAPVAVSQLWYKVGSIDEKPGKSGLSHALEHMMFKGTPSVPSGEFNRRISALGGTLNAYTNRSETVYYENISAANLPEVLKLEADRMQNLNFSDKDFTNEMSVIREERRQRTEDTAAGKMWEHVFLNSFTKPSMRASVIGYMDDLHTLKADDLRDWYRRFYAPNNATLVIVGDVDAKQTLQTASQLFGSIPAKALPPRNDLSEPVEREPVFAETASAVTRQPLVALSYRVPALQKISDTLPYALDVLSDILSGNSSSRLDKNLVRGKQTALSVDVNYDILSREMPLFNVVAMPGNGVGEQDLLAAMRAEIQDIADNGVGKDELKRVKTRMMSSEIYARDSMTSQASLMGRLETRGFRYSDEAEIRRRLQKVTAAEVQAAAKLLTDKRSSVVVVKPQTPSAK; via the coding sequence ATGTTACGCAAAACCGTCTGGCTGGCCGCGCTGGCCGTTGCCGCGCCTGTGTGGGCGCAAACGTTGTCGCAAACCCTTCCCAACGGCCTGAAAGTGATTGTCAAAGAAGACAAGCGCGCGCCGGTGGCGGTATCGCAGCTTTGGTATAAAGTAGGCAGCATCGATGAGAAACCCGGTAAAAGCGGCTTGAGCCATGCGTTGGAACACATGATGTTTAAAGGCACGCCGTCGGTACCCTCAGGCGAATTCAACCGCCGTATTTCGGCTTTGGGCGGCACGCTCAATGCCTACACCAACCGCAGCGAAACCGTGTATTACGAAAACATTTCCGCCGCCAACCTGCCCGAAGTGTTGAAGCTCGAAGCCGACCGCATGCAGAACCTGAATTTCAGCGACAAAGATTTCACCAACGAAATGAGCGTGATTCGTGAAGAACGCCGCCAGCGCACCGAAGACACCGCCGCCGGCAAAATGTGGGAACACGTTTTTCTCAACAGCTTCACCAAGCCGTCGATGCGCGCCAGCGTGATTGGTTATATGGATGATTTGCATACGCTTAAAGCCGATGATTTGCGCGATTGGTACCGCCGGTTTTATGCGCCCAATAATGCCACGTTGGTGATTGTCGGTGACGTCGATGCCAAGCAAACCCTTCAGACGGCCTCGCAATTATTCGGCAGTATTCCCGCCAAAGCCCTGCCGCCGCGCAACGATTTGAGCGAACCTGTCGAGCGCGAGCCGGTATTTGCCGAAACCGCCTCCGCCGTGACCCGCCAGCCTTTGGTCGCATTGTCTTACCGTGTGCCCGCCTTGCAGAAAATCAGCGATACGCTGCCTTACGCGCTTGATGTGTTGAGTGATATTTTGTCGGGCAATTCGTCCAGCCGCTTGGATAAAAATCTCGTGCGCGGCAAGCAAACCGCTTTGAGTGTGGACGTGAACTACGATATTTTGAGCCGCGAAATGCCGCTGTTTAATGTGGTGGCCATGCCGGGCAACGGCGTGGGCGAACAGGATTTGTTGGCCGCCATGCGCGCCGAAATCCAAGACATCGCCGACAACGGCGTGGGTAAAGACGAACTCAAACGCGTCAAAACCCGCATGATGAGCAGCGAAATCTACGCGCGCGATTCCATGACCTCGCAAGCCTCCTTGATGGGGCGCTTGGAAACACGCGGTTTCCGATACAGCGACGAAGCCGAAATCCGCCGCCGTCTGCAAAAAGTGACCGCCGCCGAGGTGCAGGCCGCTGCCAAATTGTTGACCGACAAGCGTTCCAGCGTAGTCGTAGTGAAACCGCAAACACCGTCGGCAAAATAA
- a CDS encoding phosphoglycerate kinase, producing the protein MAFLKLTDQNVNGKTVLIRADMNVPLKDGQISDDTRIRASLESIRYCLDNGAAVIVMTHLGRPTEGEFQPEDDVAPVAAHLGKLLGKEIKVLNDWRENAPKLQAGEIAMLQNVRINKGEKKNDLELGKAYAALCDVFVNDAFGTAHRAQASTEAVAQAAPVACAGVLMAGELDALGKALKEPARPLVAIVAGSKVSTKLTILESLADKVDQLIVGGGIANTFLLAEGKAIGKSLAEADLVEESKKILAKMAAKGGSVPLPADVVTAKEFAETAAAETKSIDDTAADDMILDIGPQSAQALAEVLKNAGTIVWNGPVGVFEFDQFAGGTEAVAKAIAESQAFSIAGGGDTLAAIAKFGITGQISYISTGGGAFLEFLEGKELPAVAILEKRGA; encoded by the coding sequence ATGGCATTTTTGAAACTGACCGACCAAAACGTCAACGGTAAAACCGTCCTTATCCGCGCCGACATGAATGTGCCGCTTAAAGACGGCCAAATCAGCGACGACACCCGCATCCGCGCATCGCTCGAATCCATCCGCTATTGCTTGGACAATGGTGCGGCGGTAATTGTGATGACCCATCTTGGCCGCCCGACCGAAGGCGAATTCCAACCGGAAGACGATGTCGCCCCCGTAGCCGCGCATTTGGGCAAACTATTGGGCAAAGAAATCAAAGTGCTGAACGACTGGCGTGAAAATGCGCCCAAACTGCAAGCCGGTGAGATTGCCATGCTGCAAAACGTGCGCATCAACAAAGGCGAAAAGAAAAACGATTTGGAACTGGGCAAAGCCTACGCCGCTTTGTGCGACGTGTTCGTCAACGACGCATTCGGCACCGCCCACCGTGCCCAAGCTTCGACCGAAGCCGTGGCACAAGCCGCACCGGTGGCCTGCGCGGGTGTATTGATGGCGGGCGAACTTGATGCCTTGGGCAAAGCCTTGAAAGAACCGGCACGCCCGTTGGTGGCGATTGTGGCCGGCAGCAAAGTATCGACCAAGCTCACCATCTTGGAATCACTGGCCGACAAAGTGGATCAATTGATTGTCGGCGGCGGCATCGCCAACACCTTCCTGCTGGCGGAAGGCAAAGCCATCGGCAAATCGCTGGCCGAAGCCGACTTGGTGGAAGAATCGAAAAAAATCTTGGCCAAAATGGCGGCCAAAGGCGGCTCCGTCCCACTGCCGGCCGATGTGGTGACCGCCAAAGAATTTGCCGAAACCGCCGCTGCCGAAACCAAATCGATTGACGATACGGCCGCAGACGACATGATTTTGGACATAGGTCCGCAATCGGCCCAAGCCTTGGCCGAAGTGTTGAAAAACGCCGGCACCATCGTGTGGAACGGCCCGGTCGGCGTGTTTGAATTCGACCAATTCGCCGGCGGCACCGAAGCCGTAGCCAAAGCCATTGCCGAGAGTCAGGCCTTCTCGATTGCCGGAGGCGGCGATACTTTGGCGGCGATTGCCAAATTCGGCATCACCGGCCAAATCAGCTACATTTCCACCGGCGGCGGCGCGTTCTTGGAATTCTTGGAAGGCAAAGAATTGCCTGCCGTAGCGATTTTGGAAAAACGCGGTGCGTAA
- a CDS encoding TolC family outer membrane protein gives MSKLKRLPLVFVSVSLLSPAVGAFTLKDAWEAALKYSADFSAAKNERDADAEKKHQARAQLLPHITANGIYQTQPESLSSNTRSVGWNVQAQQVLFDKSRFSQYKQGKLAEEMADLRLAGNEGKLRMDVAKAYFNVLLNRDKLEAIREEKAAYSQQYQRAQEMFKQGAATILDTKEAEAGFDAALAKEVDTYNQLIVANNTLANLTGLDPARISPIKRNRMPVDLLAGTKEQDWQALAEANNPDWALQRKTLENAAEAVKEAKSGRWPTVTLSGGYQDNHNTYNYGGGMGDMKYRSKGSTLTVQLSVPLFTGGHISSRIREAASRELQNRDLLTAAERNTKLAVRQAYENTRGGRMQTEAQQRLLESNQAKLEATRIGRQVGVRNNLEETQAQQAVAEAAQKLAEAHYAYAQAYLQLLQHAGVLDSEERVNHMNSVLF, from the coding sequence GTGTCGAAATTAAAACGATTGCCGCTGGTGTTTGTGTCGGTTTCTTTATTGTCGCCCGCCGTTGGGGCGTTTACCTTGAAAGATGCTTGGGAAGCGGCGTTGAAGTATTCCGCCGATTTTTCCGCCGCAAAAAACGAGCGTGATGCAGATGCGGAGAAAAAGCATCAGGCACGGGCGCAGCTTTTGCCGCATATTACGGCCAACGGAATTTATCAGACGCAGCCTGAATCGCTTTCTTCCAACACCCGCTCGGTCGGTTGGAATGTGCAGGCTCAGCAGGTTTTATTTGATAAGAGCCGTTTTTCGCAATACAAGCAGGGTAAGCTCGCCGAAGAAATGGCTGACTTGCGTTTGGCCGGAAATGAAGGCAAATTGAGGATGGATGTGGCCAAGGCTTATTTCAATGTTTTGCTTAACCGCGACAAACTTGAGGCGATAAGGGAAGAAAAAGCCGCCTATTCGCAGCAGTATCAGCGTGCGCAGGAGATGTTCAAGCAAGGGGCGGCCACTATTTTGGATACCAAAGAAGCCGAGGCCGGTTTTGATGCGGCTTTGGCCAAAGAAGTGGATACCTACAACCAGCTCATTGTTGCCAACAATACGTTGGCCAACCTGACCGGCCTTGATCCTGCCCGCATCAGCCCGATAAAACGCAACCGCATGCCTGTCGATTTACTGGCCGGTACGAAAGAACAGGATTGGCAGGCTCTGGCCGAGGCGAATAACCCGGATTGGGCATTGCAGCGCAAAACATTAGAAAATGCCGCCGAAGCGGTAAAAGAGGCCAAAAGCGGACGCTGGCCGACAGTCACCTTGTCGGGCGGTTATCAGGATAACCACAATACCTATAACTACGGTGGCGGCATGGGCGATATGAAATACCGCAGCAAAGGATCGACGCTCACCGTTCAACTGAGCGTGCCCTTGTTTACGGGCGGGCACATTTCCAGCCGTATCCGCGAAGCGGCCTCACGCGAGTTGCAAAACAGGGATTTGCTCACCGCCGCCGAACGCAATACCAAACTGGCGGTCAGACAGGCTTACGAAAATACGCGGGGCGGACGCATGCAGACCGAAGCACAGCAAAGGCTGCTGGAAAGCAATCAAGCCAAGCTGGAAGCAACGCGCATAGGCCGTCAGGTAGGCGTGCGTAATAATCTGGAAGAAACACAGGCGCAACAGGCAGTGGCGGAGGCCGCGCAAAAATTGGCGGAAGCACATTATGCTTATGCACAAGCGTATTTGCAATTGCTGCAACATGCGGGTGTGCTGGATAGTGAGGAGCGTGTCAATCACATGAATTCGGTATTGTTTTAA
- a CDS encoding class IIb bacteriocin, lactobin A/cerein 7B family, which yields MQTLTLQNDFGRELTMDELEMIAGGAWSWGDFGKSTVGGAVGGAAGGAVTGSFAGGVGALPGAGIGALAGAASGAATYLAVGWW from the coding sequence ATGCAGACTTTGACTTTGCAAAACGATTTCGGCCGTGAATTGACCATGGATGAATTGGAGATGATTGCAGGCGGTGCTTGGAGCTGGGGTGATTTTGGTAAATCCACTGTAGGCGGTGCTGTAGGCGGTGCTGCAGGCGGCGCAGTTACTGGTTCATTTGCTGGTGGAGTAGGTGCTTTGCCTGGGGCAGGCATCGGTGCGCTTGCTGGTGCTGCTAGTGGCGCAGCCACCTATTTGGCCGTCGGATGGTGGTAA
- a CDS encoding TolC family protein, with the protein MSKLKRLPLVFVSVSLLSPAVGAFTLKDAWEAALKYSADFSAARNERDADAEKKHQARAQLLPQITANGIYQTQPVIKAE; encoded by the coding sequence GTGTCGAAATTAAAACGATTGCCGCTGGTGTTTGTGTCGGTTTCTTTATTGTCGCCCGCCGTTGGGGCGTTTACCTTGAAAGATGCTTGGGAAGCGGCGTTGAAGTATTCCGCCGATTTTTCCGCCGCAAGAAACGAGCGTGATGCAGATGCGGAGAAAAAGCATCAGGCACGGGCGCAGCTTTTGCCGCAGATTACGGCCAACGGGATTTATCAGACGCAGCCTGTTATTAAAGCAGAATGA
- a CDS encoding class IIb bacteriocin, lactobin A/cerein 7B family: protein MKELNQMELDNVAGGAFWAPIVAAYGAKYVLGALGGSAATGLAAGVAIGVSRQSRR from the coding sequence ATGAAAGAATTGAATCAAATGGAGTTGGATAATGTTGCAGGCGGTGCTTTCTGGGCTCCCATTGTTGCGGCATATGGAGCTAAATATGTGTTGGGAGCATTAGGAGGATCTGCGGCGACTGGCTTGGCTGCTGGGGTTGCGATAGGAGTTAGCCGTCAAAGCAGACGTTAA
- a CDS encoding HlyD family secretion protein produces MTDQKPFFRPEVFEAKKNRWTGHVVLSRPFSFVFLTGCAAAGAATLIAFAFFGSYTRKTTVDGQLLPAAGLVRVYAPDTGFVASKKVSDGQYVNEGDELLTLSMPRYNGSGDVRARLVQEAEMRKKMLLDEIGQKKMMQQGEENTLKSNIGKLEDQLADVRNQLRGQRQRVALAKQVIEKYRPLLKQGFISEQQMIGYENEHLDQVTQLGSLQREEASIGRELAQQRQALADLPEKQKSELSQLNRNVSELTQETLNLDMQQEQSVRASKSGYVSMADVENGQQVTPSTLLLSIVPEKADLVASLYVPSKAAGFIKPSDKVVLRYQAYPYEKFGHAGGKIMSIAKTAVGRQELTSLGRAATGENIQQQAPNEPVYLVRVKLDKQTIKVYGEEKPLQTGMVLEADIMHERKKLYEWVLDPLYTITGKLHS; encoded by the coding sequence ATGACCGACCAAAAACCTTTTTTCCGTCCCGAAGTGTTCGAGGCGAAGAAAAACCGTTGGACGGGGCATGTTGTGTTGTCCCGTCCGTTTTCTTTTGTCTTTTTAACCGGTTGTGCGGCAGCCGGAGCCGCGACGCTGATTGCGTTTGCCTTTTTCGGCAGCTATACGCGTAAAACCACGGTAGACGGGCAATTGCTGCCCGCTGCGGGTTTGGTGCGCGTGTATGCGCCGGATACCGGTTTTGTGGCGTCGAAAAAAGTTTCAGACGGCCAATACGTCAATGAGGGGGATGAATTGCTGACGCTTTCGATGCCGCGCTACAACGGCAGCGGTGATGTGCGGGCAAGATTGGTACAGGAAGCGGAAATGCGGAAAAAGATGCTGCTGGACGAAATCGGCCAAAAGAAAATGATGCAGCAGGGCGAGGAAAATACGCTGAAAAGCAATATAGGGAAGCTGGAAGACCAGTTGGCCGATGTGCGCAACCAATTGCGCGGGCAGCGGCAACGGGTAGCCCTGGCCAAACAGGTGATTGAAAAATACCGGCCATTGCTGAAGCAGGGCTTTATTTCCGAGCAGCAGATGATTGGTTACGAAAACGAGCATTTGGATCAAGTGACCCAACTGGGCAGTCTGCAGCGCGAAGAGGCTTCCATCGGGCGCGAATTGGCGCAGCAGCGGCAGGCTTTGGCCGACTTGCCGGAAAAGCAGAAATCGGAATTGAGCCAACTTAACCGCAATGTGTCGGAATTGACGCAGGAAACGCTGAATCTGGACATGCAGCAGGAGCAATCGGTGCGCGCGAGCAAATCCGGCTATGTGAGCATGGCTGATGTCGAAAACGGCCAGCAGGTTACGCCGTCTACTTTGTTATTAAGTATTGTGCCGGAAAAGGCGGATTTGGTAGCAAGCCTTTATGTGCCGAGCAAGGCAGCCGGCTTTATTAAGCCGAGCGACAAAGTCGTACTGCGCTACCAAGCCTACCCTTATGAAAAATTCGGTCATGCCGGCGGAAAAATCATGTCGATAGCGAAAACGGCTGTCGGCAGACAGGAGCTGACTTCATTGGGCAGAGCTGCTACAGGGGAGAACATTCAGCAACAAGCCCCCAACGAACCGGTTTATTTGGTCAGGGTAAAACTCGACAAGCAAACCATCAAGGTTTACGGTGAAGAGAAGCCTCTTCAGACGGGCATGGTATTGGAAGCGGATATCATGCACGAGCGCAAAAAGCTTTACGAATGGGTACTTGACCCGCTTTACACCATTACAGGAAAGCTGCATTCATGA
- a CDS encoding peptidase domain-containing ABC transporter: MNYLERISFGFGKKLPVVLQTEVAECGLACLTAVAGYHGYHSDLRTMRQQYSLSQKGLTMADIVRFANHLNLTSRALRLDLADLPNLRKPCILHWDLNHFVVLKETSSDGIVIMDPAVGNRKIPMEEVSQKFTGIALELWPNSRFEKKEARQKVSILSLLKGISGIGSSLAQVLILAFALEIFGLVSPFLMQWVIDHVIVSADRNLLLTLVLGFGLLMILQQLTGLLQSWVNMHLTTMLNVQWKANIFKRLLELPADYFSKRHLGDVVSRFQAIDNIQETLTSTAFKSVLGGIMAIFTLILMFYYSVILTIVVLIALLLYIIIRIAAYYPLRHATEENIIHEAKQNTYFMETVRGIHTVKLFEKNEQRHNSWMTLFVDTVNTNLTTQKLGNVFDFANKLLFGLESIIIVYLGATRVLDGVFSVGALMAFWAYRQQFENRVAELVDQYIKIRMLGLHAERLADIVLTETETETVEDSYIPEISDGIDITVDNVSFRYSESEPYILQNVSLHIKQGESVAFTGNSGCGKSTLMNILIGNLKPESGNVTVNGHDIHKLSPRFIRGLSGTVTQDDVLFAGSIAENICFFDENPDMAFIAQCAAMAMIHEDILKMPMGYETLIGDMGNALSGGQKQRIIIARALYRKPKILFLDEATSNLDIENERAINHNLKMLNITKIMVAHRKETIESADRVINMGGSQA, encoded by the coding sequence ATGAATTATTTGGAAAGAATCTCTTTCGGATTCGGCAAAAAATTGCCTGTCGTGCTGCAAACCGAAGTGGCCGAATGCGGCTTGGCCTGTCTCACGGCGGTGGCCGGTTATCACGGATACCATTCCGACCTGCGAACCATGCGACAACAGTATTCTTTGTCGCAAAAAGGCCTGACGATGGCCGATATCGTGCGCTTTGCCAATCATCTGAACCTGACTTCGCGTGCCTTGCGCCTGGATTTGGCCGACCTGCCTAACCTGCGCAAACCCTGCATCCTGCATTGGGATTTAAACCATTTTGTGGTCTTGAAAGAGACTTCTTCAGACGGCATTGTGATTATGGATCCGGCTGTCGGCAACCGTAAAATCCCGATGGAGGAAGTTTCACAGAAGTTTACCGGTATCGCGTTGGAGTTGTGGCCGAATTCGCGTTTTGAGAAAAAGGAAGCACGGCAAAAAGTCAGCATCTTATCGTTGCTTAAAGGCATTTCAGGCATCGGCTCTTCTCTGGCGCAAGTATTGATTCTGGCCTTTGCCTTGGAAATTTTCGGCTTGGTCAGCCCGTTTTTAATGCAGTGGGTCATCGACCATGTAATTGTTTCGGCAGACCGCAACCTTTTGCTGACTTTGGTTTTGGGTTTCGGCCTGTTGATGATTTTGCAGCAGCTTACCGGCTTGCTGCAATCTTGGGTGAACATGCACCTGACCACTATGCTGAATGTGCAATGGAAAGCGAATATCTTCAAAAGACTGCTGGAACTGCCTGCCGACTATTTCTCCAAACGTCATTTGGGTGATGTGGTTTCCCGCTTCCAAGCGATTGACAATATTCAGGAAACCCTTACTTCCACGGCATTCAAATCCGTGTTGGGCGGCATCATGGCCATATTCACGCTGATCTTGATGTTTTACTACAGCGTGATTCTGACCATTGTCGTGTTAATCGCATTGTTGCTGTATATCATCATCCGCATTGCCGCCTATTACCCGTTGCGGCACGCCACCGAAGAAAACATTATCCACGAAGCCAAGCAGAATACCTATTTTATGGAAACCGTCCGCGGTATCCATACCGTGAAACTCTTTGAAAAAAACGAGCAACGGCATAATTCTTGGATGACCCTGTTTGTCGACACCGTCAACACCAATCTGACCACGCAGAAATTGGGTAATGTTTTCGATTTCGCCAACAAGCTGCTTTTCGGTTTGGAAAGCATCATCATCGTTTATTTGGGCGCGACGCGCGTGTTGGACGGCGTATTCAGCGTCGGTGCACTGATGGCGTTTTGGGCATACCGGCAACAATTTGAAAACCGTGTCGCCGAATTGGTCGACCAATACATTAAAATTAGAATGCTCGGCCTGCATGCCGAACGGTTGGCCGACATCGTTTTGACCGAAACGGAAACGGAAACCGTTGAAGACAGCTACATCCCTGAAATTTCAGACGGCATCGATATAACCGTTGATAACGTATCGTTCAGATATTCGGAAAGCGAGCCCTACATCCTGCAAAACGTCAGCCTGCATATCAAGCAAGGGGAATCGGTAGCCTTTACCGGAAACTCCGGTTGCGGAAAATCTACGCTGATGAACATTCTTATCGGCAACCTCAAACCGGAATCCGGCAATGTCACCGTCAACGGCCACGACATCCACAAACTTTCACCGCGCTTTATCCGCGGCCTCAGCGGCACGGTAACGCAGGACGATGTGCTTTTTGCCGGTTCGATTGCCGAAAACATCTGTTTTTTCGATGAAAATCCCGATATGGCCTTTATCGCACAATGTGCCGCCATGGCGATGATTCATGAAGATATCCTAAAAATGCCTATGGGTTATGAAACATTAATCGGCGACATGGGTAATGCGCTTTCGGGCGGACAAAAGCAGCGCATCATTATCGCCCGCGCACTCTACCGCAAACCGAAAATCCTGTTCTTAGACGAAGCCACCAGCAATTTGGATATTGAAAACGAACGTGCCATCAACCATAACCTCAAAATGCTCAACATCACTAAAATCATGGTGGCACACCGTAAAGAAACCATCGAATCGGCAGATCGGGTAATCAACATGGGAGGATCACAAGCTTAA
- the gltX gene encoding glutamate--tRNA ligase, which produces MTVKTRFAPSPTGYLHIGGVRTALFSWAYARKHKGEFLLRIEDTDLARSTAESVNIILDGMNWVGLHYDNAENVVYQTRRFDRYKEVIARLLESGHAYHCYCSKEELEAMREQAEKEGTATYDRRWRPEAGKTLPQIPEGVEPVVRFKTPLEGATAWHDLVKGDISIPNEALDDLIIARADGTPTYNFCVVVDDYDMGVTHVIRGDDHVNNTPKQINILKAIGAALPEYAHLPMILNEQGKKISKRSGDTVAITDFGAMGILPEAMLNYLARLGWAHGDDEFFTMEQFIEWFDLKDVSPSPSRMDLKKLYWINGEHIKITPNDQLAELLQERLAVRGLTDTNQPPLEDVLALVKDRAQDLNTLADECLYFYQKQTPAEADVQKHWDDEAAARMLRFADKLEGVAEWNAESIHDLFKPFCDEENIKMGKLGMPLRLAVCGTAKTPSVDEVLALIGKEEVLHRIRG; this is translated from the coding sequence ATGACCGTCAAAACCCGTTTTGCCCCGAGCCCGACCGGCTACCTCCACATAGGCGGCGTGCGTACCGCCTTGTTTTCATGGGCTTATGCACGCAAGCACAAAGGTGAATTCCTGCTGCGCATCGAAGACACCGATTTGGCGCGTTCTACCGCCGAATCGGTCAACATCATTTTAGACGGCATGAATTGGGTCGGCCTGCATTACGACAATGCTGAAAACGTTGTCTACCAAACCCGCCGTTTCGACCGCTATAAAGAAGTCATTGCCCGGCTTTTGGAAAGCGGCCACGCGTATCATTGCTATTGTTCCAAAGAAGAATTGGAAGCCATGCGCGAACAGGCTGAAAAAGAAGGCACCGCCACTTACGACCGCCGCTGGCGTCCGGAAGCAGGCAAAACCCTGCCGCAAATTCCCGAAGGCGTAGAGCCGGTGGTGCGTTTCAAAACCCCGCTGGAGGGCGCAACCGCATGGCACGATTTGGTAAAAGGCGACATCAGCATTCCGAATGAAGCGCTCGATGACTTGATTATTGCCCGCGCCGACGGCACACCGACCTACAATTTCTGCGTGGTGGTCGACGATTACGACATGGGCGTGACCCATGTCATCCGTGGTGACGACCATGTCAACAACACGCCGAAACAAATCAACATCTTAAAAGCCATCGGTGCCGCTTTGCCGGAATACGCCCACCTGCCGATGATTCTGAATGAGCAAGGCAAAAAAATCTCCAAACGCAGCGGCGACACCGTGGCGATTACCGATTTCGGCGCGATGGGCATTTTGCCTGAAGCCATGCTGAATTACTTGGCACGCTTGGGCTGGGCGCATGGCGACGATGAATTTTTCACTATGGAACAATTCATCGAATGGTTTGATTTGAAAGATGTTTCTCCATCGCCAAGCCGTATGGATTTGAAGAAACTCTATTGGATTAACGGCGAACACATCAAAATCACGCCGAATGACCAATTGGCCGAGTTGTTGCAAGAGCGTTTGGCCGTGCGCGGTTTAACCGACACCAATCAGCCGCCGCTGGAAGATGTGTTGGCCTTGGTAAAAGACCGTGCGCAAGATTTGAACACGCTGGCGGATGAGTGCCTGTATTTCTACCAAAAACAAACGCCTGCCGAAGCCGATGTGCAAAAACATTGGGATGACGAAGCCGCCGCGCGGATGCTGCGCTTTGCCGACAAACTTGAGGGTGTGGCCGAATGGAATGCCGAATCGATTCACGATTTGTTCAAGCCGTTCTGCGACGAAGAAAACATCAAAATGGGCAAACTCGGCATGCCGCTGCGTCTGGCCGTGTGCGGTACTGCCAAAACCCCGAGTGTGGACGAAGTTTTGGCTTTAATCGGCAAAGAAGAAGTGTTGCACCGTATCCGCGGCTAA